Within Leguminivora glycinivorella isolate SPB_JAAS2020 chromosome 26, LegGlyc_1.1, whole genome shotgun sequence, the genomic segment GTCCCGAGATAAATTGATCAAATCAAAATCAgatcaaaaatattgaaaagtTTTTGGCATGAAAGTTTAACAAGAAATATaagaaatttatgaaatggaaagtttcaacctccatacaaaaatgggaagagttaaaaaaaatctaatttgaaAATAtcacaataggcgagacgactaaaaaaaaaactaaataattagtccgttagttagattatcaaagaattttagacacgtattttttatttttttctcgtaaacgaaaactgacgacggtacagtgcgttgaagtttcgcgtgacgtcacgcctagctacaatttttacttagaagtgacgtcacaagccccaactttgatgctctttatctttgtattttttcattaattagcaaaagcgaaaaatatgtgttcagtatttttggacgatctaactgacggactaaacagatagccatttttttatgtagtcgtcattccTAATCGGCTTGTTGATTCACCCTGGTAGGTTATGGCAATGTCCTTATATCTATGATATTTCACCAAAATAATGAAACTTgattactacattattattaggTACATTCTTGGTATAAGAACTTAGTATgcgtaaatacttatataaaatcATCCTGCAGGTCTTGGACATATCCAGAACATGAGAGCAATACCAGGAGTAAGAAGTGCCCAGAATTCTGGAAATCAATTTGGGAACCCTTATAATGGAAGAAGAAATTTTGTACTTATTAATACTCTACCAGTTTTTGAAAGACAAGCGTCTAGATTTTTGTTCTATCCATCGGGTTCTAGTCAAAATCAAGGAAATTTTAGAGGCgttcatcaaaatattcaaaatccaaATGCATTTGGATTTAACAGTCAAAATCCATTCTCACAATATCAAATTGGTCAAAATGCAAAATCCAGAAGCGGTCAGAATATCTTAATTCTCAAACCGAATTTACAACCTCCGGTCAATGCTCAGAATTCTTTACTTGCACTTGGGAATTATAATTTTCCAAAACAGTCTTTTATCAGTTACCAAAACAGTCCATTTGGGAACTTAGGCCAGAGAGATCAAAATCCTTTTATAAACGTTCAAAATCAAAATGTATATTCCAATATTGGTTCTAATTTTGCTAAAGGTTCTGGCTATGGACCACCAAATCCTTATAAAGCACCTGAATCATTTACAACTAGAACTCTAAGATTTTTTACTACTACAacagaaaataaagaaatattccCGGATAAAATAAGGAAATATCCAACTGGGGATATCGCTCCATATATGGGTATGGAAGTACCACCAAAACCAGATGATGATGAAATTATACCTGATTTTAGAAGCGCGACAAAGAAACCAGTCAATGCACCTGCAACTATCTCGACAAATGTAGGAACTACCCCTACAACAACTGAAGTTACTACTCCAATAACCGTTACAACATTTATTACGATGTTAAATATTCCATCAACAACCGAATCGATGGTTTTAAGTACACCGTCTACAACATCAACGACTCCTGATTTGAATCGTAATCAAGAAGAAGAAACTAGCTCAACAACTACAACAAAAGCTATTTCAGAAGAAACTACTCTTACAACAACAAAACCTGCTACGGAAGAAAGTAGCCtagcaacaacaacaacaaaagcTTTAGTAGAAGAAACTAGCCTAGCTGATACAACTGCAAAAGCTGTTGAAGAAGAAACAACCCCAAATAAAACAACAACAAAATCTGTTGTAGCAGAAACTACCCCTACATCAACAACAAAAGCCGTTGTAGAAGAAACTACCCTAACAACAATTTCATCAAAACCTGTTATAGAAGAAACTAAATCAATAACAAAACCTGCTGTGGAAGAAACTACAACAACAAACCTTGTGGTAGAAACTACAACAACAAAGCTTGTTGTAGAAGAAACTCCTCCAACAACAACAGAACCCGTTGTAGAAGATACTACCCCAACTAACAAAACAATACGACGTGTTTTAGAAGAAACTACTACAACAACAACACCTGATGTAGAAGAAACTATCTCAACTACAGCAAAACTTGATATAGGGGAAACTACGACCACAACAACAAAAGATATTTTAGAAGAAACTACGACACTAACAAAATCTGTTGTGGAAGAAAATACCACAACAATAAAACCTGTTGTGGAAGAAAATACTACAACAATAAAGCCTGTTGTAGAAGAAACTACAACAACAAAGCTTGTTGTACAAGAAACTTCTCCAACAACAACAGAACCCGCTGTAGAAGATACTACCCCAACTAACAAAACAATACAACGTGTTTTAGAAGAAACTACTACAACAACAACACCTGTTGTAGAAGAAACTATCTCAACTACAGCAAAACTTGATATAGGGGAAACAACGACCACAACAACAAAAGATATTTTAGAAGAAACTACGACACTAACAAAATCTGTTGTGGAAGAAAATACCACAACAATAAAACCTGTTGTGGAAGAAACAACTACAACAATAAAACCTGTTGTGGAAGAAACTACTAGAACAACAAAGCCTGTTGTAGAAGAAATCACCCCAACTAACACAACAATAGCGGTTATAGAAGAAACTACAACAAAAGCTGATGTAGAAGAAACTACAACAGCAACCAAACCTGTTGTAGAAGAAAATACTCCAACAACAACAGATCTCATCGCAGAAGAAATCACCCCAACTAACATAACAATGTCGGTTATAGAAGAAACTACAACAAAAGCTGATGTAGAAGAAAATACAACAAAACCTGCTGTGGGTGAAACTACAACAACAAAAACTGTTGCAGAAGAAACTTCAACAACAACAAAGCCTGTTGTAGAAGATACAACTTCTACTGATTCTACTTCTCCTACGACCCCTTCTATTATGCCTACTACACTCCCTACTATCACCAATGTATATGTAGCTTCCGAATTATCATCGGACTCTAAAACTAATAGAAGTTTAACTATAGAAGTTTCTTTAACTATGGATAGTTCTATCAACGAAGCTAAAGTATAACTGTAACCTATATGTGATCCATTATACCCTAGTACTGAATCTTGTGTATCTAATATCTTTAATTCAAATAtacttcaaatcaagagtgaacaggcatcttctgggcgagctcattcCATCGtatgccacgtctttgcctttggctagtctgtgaccaagagtaagcggtaagcccatttataataataaaaaaatgcctATTTATACTTCTTATACTTAGTCTATTTCACCCCCTACTATATCTATTACGACCCCTCCTAATTAACATGAACATGATAGATTTTGGACTTTAACCACGATGAGACTAGtagcacagatcaaataatactagtacagatacctaatcccatactaaaaatgggcgccgtcctaagtattctagacctgtaggctaaatttaatccacactcaaagagctagatggcgccagtagccacgcgtggccaacaaaactcttatcagtatcctacgtcgaaatagtcatcaaactgcaacatcttgcgacatctgttttagctttcacgcactaaacctataacgtcacatggacgtttaaagtcgaacattactagatggcgttgccgtgcggcttgtatgtgtgctcgccgcgtacgtataatatactcgctctgtccgcaacacatgcaagcggaattgaatgaacgagatccgcggcgccccaccccgcgccccacgccccgcgccccgcgaccacggcgccggcgaccttgagttgagaggccccagcccccgaccaaaggatgcattgatttgttaaaatttaaagcactctaaagcaggcgcgtagttaattagaaatatggaaatgaatattattatgtaagaaatacataagtgtaatagctaagaatgtacatgtagtaaacataatgaacaaaatgtaaagtacgtatttgataaaacattttcgagagtaatatttttattcataaaattgtgcaaacactgcaaacttaatttaaactccgaaactatttattttcagaaacatggtatgaaatgttgtcattacgtccttttaagttaaaatatgcttcccggtaccacaacatagtgtaatttaaaaatacagatataaaattaatacttcgcaaataaattacgactataaacacataaaattattaaaacaccaagaccagacaattt encodes:
- the LOC125240138 gene encoding mucin-2-like: MRAIPGVRSAQNSGNQFGNPYNGRRNFVLINTLPVFERQASRFLFYPSGSSQNQGNFRGVHQNIQNPNAFGFNSQNPFSQYQIGQNAKSRSGQNILILKPNLQPPVNAQNSLLALGNYNFPKQSFISYQNSPFGNLGQRDQNPFINVQNQNVYSNIGSNFAKGSGYGPPNPYKAPESFTTRTLRFFTTTTENKEIFPDKIRKYPTGDIAPYMGMEVPPKPDDDEIIPDFRSATKKPVNAPATISTNVGTTPTTTEVTTPITVTTFITMLNIPSTTESMVLSTPSTTSTTPDLNRNQEEETSSTTTTKAISEETTLTTTKPATEESSLATTTTKALVEETSLADTTAKAVEEETTPNKTTTKSVVAETTPTSTTKAVVEETTLTTISSKPVIEETKSITKPAVEETTTTNLVVETTTTKLVVEETPPTTTEPVVEDTTPTNKTIRRVLEETTTTTTPDVEETISTTAKLDIGETTTTTTKDILEETTTLTKSVVEENTTTIKPVVEENTTTIKPVVEETTTTKLVVQETSPTTTEPAVEDTTPTNKTIQRVLEETTTTTTPVVEETISTTAKLDIGETTTTTTKDILEETTTLTKSVVEENTTTIKPVVEETTTTIKPVVEETTRTTKPVVEEITPTNTTIAVIEETTTKADVEETTTATKPVKKLQQKLM